TGTTTAACATACCTGACAACTGAATCTTGGTGTAGTTTCCAACTCTCCACTGTGAGTCTGACCCACACCAGTATGTCCCAGCATCAGCTACTTCCAGCTTTGAGATCATCACAACGAAAGTGTCGGAAGAAGCATTTTGTAGTGTGAATCTGCTTTGATTCTTTAGCATATCTGTGCAGTTGTTGCGGTGGTCTCCCTTACAGAGGAACTTCCTGTTGTCCCGGTATTGTGAAGGATAAGGGCACTGCAACGTTAGTGGATGTCCCACAGTACCATTTATTTTAGTTGATTTGACACAGCAGAACTCTGtatgaatgaaagaaaaaggttatTTCAGAATCATCAAATATTCAACTGATGTAATGAAATACACAGTAGCTTTGACTGCTCACCTTCAACTTTAAGCTCAACAGCAGAGAAAACATCCAGGTCAAAGTTTCTTTGGACACCACAAAGGTATGACCCTGAATCGTCTTGCCTCAAACTGGTGATGTTCACTGTAaattttttcaacattttattaTCATCAAGTCTGAATCGTCCATTTTCCTTGTTGTAAGAGGTGATTAGTGCCTGCTGAAGACATGTGGAGGGCCGGTTTCCTCTGCAGATGTACTTCAGGCTGTTCTGGTACTGAGGCTCAGATGGACAACTAATGGATACTGAATATCCCTGATAATTCAGAATTTTGGTCACAGTGTCACAGCAGTGGTCTGTCAACAGGGGTAAAACCATCAGAAGACATGTTACACCCATTAAACAGTTGTATATAAAACTTAAGGATTTCCATCATTTGATGCACATGTAGAGGTTTAAATTTTACAGCAGAGAAACAGATAATCCTGAACAAACAGAAACTATCTATGAATTTCTTATCTTTAACTGTAACTCACTTTCATTGTGCAACAGAATTTCACCACGTCTTTGTTTACCTTTTACTACTTTCAACTTGACTTCAGTGTAGATATCGCTTCCAGTTCTGGTCACCCCACACCAGTATTTCCCAGCATCCTCAGAATGAAGATCAGAGATGGTCGTTGTAAAGATTCGGTCTTTTTTGTCATCATGGATCATGTATTTCATTTTCCATGATTTTGATGTTGTAATAAGAACATCATCACTGCCACAATCGTTCTTACACAGGTACTTCTCATAAGACTCGTAACCCTCATCATATGAGCAGGAAACTTTAACCGCACTCCCCACATATCCAGTCATATGGATCACCCCTACTGCACTGGTCACACACCTCAGAGCAACTGGAAAAAGaatgtgaaacatttttttgtgtgcgttTTCTTTTTGGTCATCATGCTAGGTTTCATACTATCAATGTTAGTGCTGTATAACTAAATTACCAAGACTGAAAAAGTGTTTGGCCTACTGTTCTTCTAAATTACTAGAAGAGATATATGTACTACTTAATCTACATCAGCCTCTGATCTTTATATTTTAGTTATTTACCAGTTTAAACAACTTACTGCAAAAGGTGAACAGCAGGTTTTGAAGTCTCCTCATCTTCGCTTTAGTTTGTCCAAATAGAGCCTTGACAGGAAAAtttctgagtttaaaaaaatgatggaAACAATAGGTGTTATATAACGCCATAGTAATGTGAAAGGAGGGGTAGAGCTGGACCATTAACACAGATGAGGTAGGGCATTCTTAGTTGGGCTTCTGAAATAGCTGACACATGCCATCTAGTGGTTAAAGAAGATTTCACAAGCTTTCCATAATAGCATAGCATTACATggcatagaatagaatagaatagaatagcatagaatagaatagaatagaatagaatagccctttattgtcatcaATGAAATTGTGTGTGTGCCACACCAACTGTGtcggaataaaatataaatagtagacAGCAGGAATCCCTTTTTTAAGAGAAAGCTATTGAACAAACTACTACTCTATTGCTAagtaaaagacagagaaaaaattaaccaaagaTAAAGTATGGAGAAAAAAGCAGGAGCAACCGAAACAGGCTGGTTGACATATGCATGCTGCACAAAGAAGCTGGAGGTGTAGTACCTAATTTACCTGAAGCGCCAACCAGAGGGCAGGAGGTCAAACAGGTGGTATGCAGGTTGCAAGGGGTCACCTGTGATGGTCCTGGTTTTCctgagacaggaggagctgGTGATGGCCTCCAGGAGTGGCAGAGGGCAGCCATCCCTGGAGCCCACCTGTTCTCAGTTATGGCCTTTGCGTACCAAACACCCAGGCAGTAGGAGAGTACACTCTGGGGTGCTCTCCTACTGATTGATGCCAGTTGGTGATCAAGTCTTTGATCCACGAACAGTTTGCAGGGGGAAACTGAGGATGGTCTAGTTTGACGGAAAGGATGTCTGGCATTATGGTGTTAAATGCCAAGCTGTAGTCGATGAAGAGCTTCCTCATGTAGCCCTTTCTGTTCTCTTAAACTCCTCTGTGAGTTTAAGGCTGCTGTTGGGGGTTGGGGGGCTCTGGCCTTTGTAGTTGGTGAGGGCTTGGATGCCTCTCCACACCTGGCGGGGGTTGTTATCAGTGAGGAAGCCCTTTATCTTTCACCTGTAGGCTCTTCACTGCTTTTgttacctgctgaagttcagggtctggctgtTGGGCTGGGGTTGGCATTCACTTTGGTTTAACATCACTCAGTTCTTGGGTAGCTTAGCTGTAGCATGCATTAGCATGTTTGCAAAGCACTGAAGTTGTGTCAGCAgcataatgcagctgtttctgttcTGAACACAGTTTGCACTTTAAAGTAATGTACATATCCACACTGCAGACTGCAACACTATTTTCCTCTTCaggcacacaaactgaaatcagctgatcataGCACAATTGCAACTTGAACCGCTAAGTTGTTCCACTCGATTCTCATCCCTACACATTATATTACTAATATATGAACATCTGTTGACGCACAGCTGTTGTTTTGCAATCTAATAATTCAACCTAATGGGTAGTTTTGATAGTTTTATGTTCCATTTTGACtgtttcattttcctttttgaaaGGTTTATGATTTGTAGTGTGTAAAAAGCAGATTTGTTGACAGGTCCGCCTGGTGATTATTATGAATTATTGCTCTTTTGAGCCACAATTCATGATAAGAAAATTGACACCTGAAAAAGTTGTAGAAATGCCTAATTAGTTAGATTTATGGTTAATTTTAGCATTGTACgccatttttaataaaaactcgctctctctttctctcttctctgtcagtcttttttcagctttttttctttttgttttctttttgttttctattctctcttttcttctttttttctctctggcACTTTGTCTTCCACGTGTACATATGCTTAAGGCTCTATGCCCCAGGGTccctttgctttgtgttgttttgctgttctgttgtttatctgttgttatttttcagaggatgttttgtcattttgttttgttttttctatgtTATTTTTCTCACAACAGTTGTCCTTTTCTGTAATTCATCCACCATTTCTTCCAATTGGATAACATTAAGGTTTAGAGTTAAAGAGTGTGAAAAAATTGCCTCTAGTCTATGTGACTAAATCTAAGGAATACTTAAACACCTTCAGCCGGAGGCAGTTTGCAACAAACCAACAGCTATCACATGCTAAACCCACTGCTACTGCTACTGCTACTACACTGATATTGATCCAAGACTGAAGAAATGATTCGCATCCAACAAGACAGCTTCTCCTTATAGTGAAGCCTTGCAGGGCCATTAGACAGGAATCGGTGTCCAGGTTACATAAAATGCTAATGTGCACTGCAGAGTTTagaacccaaatgcagacacataGAAATCTAATGCAAGTGAGCCTTCATTTTGGGTGGTAAAAAACCCTCCATAAACAGAAGAGTAAACAGGATCTAAAACTGTCTGGAAACACAGAGAGGACATTAATAACACtgggaaaacaaagacaaaggacGAGCAGGTCAAGGTCACTAGGGAAAGTGGACACAAGAAGATAACAGTAATTTTAGACGGTGAACCAGGAGGGGAAGTAAACTAAACATGAGGCATTACAAATAAGAAACTATCAAATTATACACTATTTAACAATAACCATAACTAAATGGGCAAATACAAGCACATACAAGATACAGCCTCACATACAAATTTACGTTGACACTTCTTGAACCTGAGGGCCTACATCTGTAAACTGAGGGTCTCCATCTGTCTAACATGTGTGTTGTTTGAAGTTAGGGCTGCCATCACACCCAGAGTCAGAGATTCACACACCTCTCACTCTGTCTCACACATCGGTTTTCTtgcaaaactgaaaaacaaattcacaGTTTTAATGAAGCtattaactttactgtataaacgTGAAATCTTACATGCTGTTCAGAGTaatcccatatggaaaagatatatataaatcttataaagtttgcatctgtcttgtgtgaaacttgtatgaaaagcatacaagagtgaaaacagatataagatcccttgaaaaattatataaatgaaacttgtatgttttggatatttactaaaacaatatatatgaaagtaatgagaaagtggcagtaaatcatataagccttttatgattcactatatgaagtaggccacatcttatggaagtcttttataagttttttctatttcttttccatatgggatgCCACAGGTCAACAGCAGCATGGTCGCTCTCCTATTCAGttattaaacatgtttacagagaGACATTCTTTGTTGTGATGCAACTCTCATGATTCCTATTAATAATCCCAATGATCTTTGCACATTACCAAAATgcaataaatatatacatacacacacacacacacacacacacacatatatatatatatatacatatatatacagtggcttgcaaaagtattcgttGTATTGTGGAGTATTGTGGACTTTCCAGATgacagaaatgtgtgtgtgtgtgtgcgcgcagtCTCCTGGAGAAGCGGGGTAAAGGTAGCTGCGGTAGTGTGTcagagaggaggatgctgaaatggtgttgttgctcccaatattctcttagacaacctctgaggccgtcacagagcagctgtatttgtactgacattagattacacacaggtgcactccatttagtcattagcactcatcaggcaatgtctatgggcaactgactgcactcagaccaaagggggctgaataattacacacaccccacttttcaattatttatttgtaaaaaatgtttggaatcatgtatgatttccgttccacttctcacgtgtacaccactttgtattggtctttcacgcgGAATTCCAATagaattgattcatgtttgtgactgtaatgtgacaaaatgtggaaaagttcaagggggccgaatacttttgcaagccactgtatatatgcTGCATATTACTGTTGTAAACATGATgttattcacatttttttttttttaatttacaaagTAAATTGCCCCATaatagaggaaaaaaatgaaccCTTGATTTGGGAGCATTCAGGATACTAAAATTTCCCCCATTTacaagctgttgtattattcaAAGATATGCGTGTCTGTGTATTCAAAGAATAACATGAATATGATGATAATTGTAGTTTAATGCATCAAGTTCTGTTTCTTCCTAATTCATGAAATACAGTGGACATTTGAAGACATTACATAGAACAGTGTGTGTAACATAAGCAACAACACAAATAACCTTATGAGAGAAGGTCAACAGAGACCAACAACTCGTTTTGCTTCTCTAGTACATTTTAGTCCCTATTCTGTGCTTAATGTTAAACAATGTATATGTCATTTTCTTCTGATCACACTCCAGCCAACTGAAccaacatatttatttattcattttactcACTTTCAATGTACAATTGAATTTTACTACGCTTTTATTTACCTGGTACCaatttcagctttatttcagtgtAGATAGTTTTCAAAGCTCTGGTCACCCCACACCAGTATTTCCGAGCATCAGTAGAATGAAGATCGGGGATGGGAGTTGTGAAGATTCGCACTGTTACGTTATGATGAATTGCGTATTTGTTTTTCACTAGATTTGCTGTCATAATAAGATCATAATCACTGccacagtcattcttacacagGTACGTCTCTTAAGGTACTTCTCAAAATCCTTATCAAATTTATTGTAAAACTACTAATTTAGTATTTCACACACTTAGGAAGCAGAGTCCATGAAATATTTGATTAGAACTTTTTTAATCCAAAAGGAAATTGGTGTGCCTTTTATATAGTCAGtgcaattaaaaataaagtcaCAGGATTTATTTACACCAACTAAGCTGTCACAGTGCAAATAGGCAGAAAGTGGCAcagtgaataaaatgaatgcatGAGGTGAGACGGTGCGATGGACTGTCCCCGAAGCTGAGGAGTTTTTTtcagcatcctcctctctgACACACTACCTCAGCTACCTTTACCCCGCTTCTCCAGGAGACTgaacacacacgtacacacacacacacatacatatttcTGTCATCTGGAAAGTCCACAATGGTTAGCCAGGAAAATCAAACCTACTATTTTAAACAACTTACTCTCTAAATAGCAATTTACGTTCTATCTCTAAAATGggggttattattattaattttataaAGTTAGCTTTTAAAATTAACATACATGAAGAGAATCTGATAACTGTTCATGAGTAACAGGATTCTTTTCCAATACACTTATTTAAATAATCCACCACAATAACTGTATTCACACACAATAGCAGGGACATTGAAAGTTAAGGAAGGAAGTTTAATTTCCTGGCTCCTCTGAAGGATGTCCGTCTGCAACGGGCTGGAGGTGGTTTGAAAAACTGACTAGTTAAACATTTTTGTGGacatgtgttttattttctttcttttttctttgaatgCATCAGTAAAATATAATACTaagctaaacaaaaataattgtactgttaaacttaaaattaattccatgcacttttttttgctttgcttatTAATTCTCTTTACACTCatgttaataatttatattCTGATTTTTCTACAATTTtataaaaacagcagattttGTTATGAACatcaagcaaaaaaacaaaacagtcttcTGCTGAAATTTCGTATACggtagatttatttattttttgtggtaAAGTTTTGTGGCAAAGTTTACAGAATCTAACACACAAAGACTCAAATTatcaaaacagcagcacataaaTTATGTATCCATGGTTCTCTAGTGTAAATGCAGGCTGCTGGCCGATAGCCTCCCCTATGTGTCACAATAAAAGACTGCACTATGATATACACATTCATCAACAATTAATGACAGAAACCCACATAGAAGTGAAAAAAGGCCAGGGGAGCACTTCTCTTGTATATAAGTTATTTTCTTGAATCCATAATTCAAGAAAATGACTAAGTTTCCATTTGCAATTTTCTTGACCTTTGTGACTTTCAGCTGTTTGCCCACTGTGACAGAACGAGACTGAACCCATGCTATAGTGTGGACTTCATCTACATTCATACATCACTTTGCTATTTTCTCagcatcaaaaataaaaatgtatgcaCAATGACTCCAAATGGGAGACTTCATGAAATTCCAGTTGTGCTACATTACAAATAAACTTTACATATTAAAcccaagtaaaaacaaaaatcagtcatttattttatgccctatatttataattaaatgtattaaagAAACAGAACTCTATTAAGGTTTTAAACTTCTCTTACTCCACTTTTTGCTGCCCCCATCGCTTCCTCTGAGCTCTATAGCTTATTTCGGGCATTTCTGCCTGTGGCTTCATCACCTAAAAACAGAGCATTAGATTTGGTTACACTtttttgcatgcttttgcatatttgaATGTAAGGATCTCTGTGTGTATATGAATGTAAATGATACCTTTAACTGTGGAACATCTGTACTTATAAACAATAAACAGGGCACACATCAGTAGGAGCACAGGGGTTATAATGTAAACCACATAGAGtgctgaaaaaaattaaaacagaagAATGTAAAAGCATTTTCCAAAGCTTTCAATTTTCACAGGCATAACAGCAGAACTGTGGGCTTAGTTTACATGATGTTTCATGATCTTTTTATAAAAAGTTAACGTGTATTTTAACTTAACTGTTGCACTGATGCACACATCCATACCCTGTCCATACCAAGCATGTAATCAAAACCACATGTTATAGTGTGGAAATGTACTTTTTTTGCTATTACTGTTGTCATAGCATTTAGCAGCTAACTAAcaggcacatatactgtatctTTAATAGCTTTACCTGGGTTATTTGCTTCCAGAGTTCCCAGAGTGTGCTGCAGAACTGTAGGAGAAAGCAACTTTATTTCAACAATGACATTAAAACAAATTGCCCACAGCAAGTCACACATCTGTGGGattgctctgctctatgtttcAGCCTATGATGTTGATGCTAACATGGCACGACTGAAGGGGTATTTTAAATCCAACAAGATTCCCAAACTGTTGTTTCAGTCAACTAAATCTaactaaaaattaaaatataggAAGAAGGCACAACCACTGTCTAGATTGGCACTACTATTGCAACACAACCAGCAATACCATCTTTGGTTCTTTGCTATACTTCTAGATGCTGAGAGCAAAGGTTTTATTCTAGATTTCATGGTGCCAAAAAGTCCTTCACAGTTGTTTTCCTGATACTGTAGCAAAGAGAAGTGCAGAGTACACGGTGATATGACCCTCAAAGTTGACACAGTTTTTTCCATTGAATTATTGAAAACTGTTAAAACAGCCAAGGTGCTTGTTTCCTTTGTATAGTCCAAAGACATTTAATTGGTGGAGTTTTAACTacactaaaaaaaagaacatgttggagttcatatctgttattaatctctgtctctcttccacagcatgtctttcatcctgttttccttctttcaccccaaccggtcgcagcagatggccccgcccctccctgagcatggttctgccggaggtttcttcctgttaaaagggagtttttccttcccactgtcgccaaagtgcttgctcatagggggtcatatgattgttgggtttttctctgtatttattattgtgctatctactgtacaatataaagcgccttgaggcaacttttgttgtgatttggcgctatataaataaaattgaattgaattgaatttactTAATTCAATAGTGAACATTGGTTGCACAcgattgttttgctttggcagaaacttaaacaactgagttaaatcaacacaacttgttcatattcaataaacgTGCATTTTGTGTTAATAAAACATGATTGAcgcatgtttagatgaagtaagttgagctcttggaattttttaatccttcacaattttgtcacTTTATTCCAACAgtattcaataacttttaccccaTTCATTAATTtttacttggtcacttaaatactacatattacataatgttcaacaaagtctagagtctGGTCAACATAAAAATTGGATGGATTTATAACTTccatcctcctatctttatccAGATTGCAGGGGGGCTGGGCTATAACTCGGAAGTGATAGggtaagaggcagggtacactctgGACATCTCGCCAGTCTATCACATGGAGACAAACAATCATTTGCACTCTCATTCACGCTTAttggtaatttagaatcaccaattaacctaactgcatgacttttaactgtgggaggaaacctgAGTACCAGAAGGAAGCCACTGCACACTAGCcagattgtggatttgaacccaggaccttcttgctgtgaggaaacagcactaaccaccacGCCACCAAGTTGTCCAGGCTTAAGAAAAGTAGGAAGGCTATCATTACAAGGtttgatgcagaattttctgtacatttttgtccttgacaggttaaaccacaataaatagtgtatatatttttttcccagtgtatatatatttaaaattccACAGTTTTATTCCTCATTACATCAATAGTCAAATattcaaacaaaaaaattgCTCAAAAATAGATTCTGTGCAGAGATTGTGACATTCAGAGTGTTTATGGAGTTTAAAGATGCTTTTCTGCCCAAAGAATGTAATGTAGCTGTTGCTTGTTCTCAAGAGGTTATGAGAGTTTATAAATGATGAAGAAATAAGGCTATTAAAAGGCAAAAAAGTGCACTGATGGCCTTTTCATTTTATAAAGACATGACTGACTAGCAAAAAGGACTTAAAATTTTGAACATATGGAATAGGAATTGACTGCTAAAGAGCAAACAGTATAAGTGTTAATAGTTAATTCAGCAAAACTAATTTTCTGTAATTGTAAACAAATATGGTTTAAAACGGCACTTATGTTGCTGCCATAGTGTACCTAGGGTTTAGAACAGCAACCTTAATCAGTACATCACAGAGTCTGTGGCGTCACTCCTTTGAAAGTGACCATTCACATAAGGATCCCTCATACTTTGGCCTCCACTCTTCAAACTGTATAAAGTGAGCTGATTGGAGAAGGCAGAATTCAGCTTCAAAAGCAGAGTTACCTGCAACTGCGTGAATCTGCTGCAAAACAGATGACTTCTTGCATGCGTGGTTGCTGAGTTCTAAGCATTGATTTTAAATTTACATGCAAAGAATTTAATTTCAAGAGTGGCAGTGAATACCTGTGCCAACAATTATTATTTGAGTGATTTACCAGCAGCGGTAAGTGAGGCTCTCAGTAGTTGTATATTTGTGGTTTGACAACTGAACTGATCTCAAGTAAGAACATAGCATACAAATCTATTTATTACATTATCCTGTATAAAAGTGTTCAATTCACCTGACAGCTCCATCTTGGTGTAGTTTCCAACTTTCCACTGTGAATCTGACCCACACCAGTATGTCCCAGCATCAGCTGCTTCCAGCTCTGCAATGATCACCCAGAAAGAGCTGGAAGAAACATTATCATGGACAGTGAACCTGCTTTGATTGGTCATGTCCATGCAGCTGTTGTGCTGGTCTCCCTTACAGAGGAACTTCCTGTTATCCCGGTGTTGTGAAGGATAAGGACACTGCAATGTTAGTGGATGTCCCACAGTACCATTTATTTTAGTTGATTTGACACAGCAGAACTCTGtatgaatgaaagaaaaaatgtatttcagaaTCATCAAATATTCAACTGATGTAATGAAATACACAGTAGCTTTGACCGCTCACCTTCAACTTTAAGCTCAACAGCAGAGAAAACATCCAGGTCAAAGTTTCTTTGGACACCACAGAGGtatgaccctgaatcctcttGGCTCAAACTGGTGATGTTCACTGTAaattttttcaacattttatcatcatcaagTCTGAATCGTCCATTTTCCTTGTTGTCAGAGGTGATTAGTGCCTGCTGAAGACATATGGAGGGCTGTTTTCCTCTGCAGATGTACTTCAGGCTGTTCTGGTACTGAGACTCATATGGACAACTAATGGATACTGAATATCCCTGATAATTCAGAATTTTGGTCACAGTGTCACAGCAGCGGTCTGTCAGTAGGGATAAAAGCATCAGAAGACATGTTACACCCATTAAACCGCTGTATATAAAGTTTAAGGATTTCATATTCAACTCATTGAGGAAATTTACACTAAACTTGTGACTGTTTTCCATCATTTGATGCTTATATAGTGGTTTAAATTAAAAGCAGAGGAACAGATAATCCTGAACAAACAGAAACTATCTGTGAATTCCTCATTTTTAACTGTAACTCGCTTTCAGTGTGCAACAGAAAGTCTTTGTTTACCTTTTACTAATTTCAGCTTGACTTCAGTGTAGATATCTTTCAAAAATTTTTTCACAGCACACCAGTATTTCCCCGCATCCATAGAACGAAGATCAGAGATGGTCGTTGTAAAGATTCGTGCTGTTTTGTCATCATGGATCATGTATTTATATGTCACTGGGT
This sequence is a window from Oreochromis niloticus isolate F11D_XX linkage group LG6, O_niloticus_UMD_NMBU, whole genome shotgun sequence. Protein-coding genes within it:
- the LOC102077649 gene encoding polymeric immunoglobulin receptor isoform X3, with product MRRLQNLLFTFCIALRCVTSAVGVIHMTGYVGSAVKVSCSYDEGYESYEKYLCKNDCGSDDVLITTSKSWKMKYMIHDDKKDRIFTTTISDLHSEDAGKYWCGVTRTGSDIYTEVKLKVVKDHCCDTVTKILNYQGYSVSISCPSEPQYQNSLKYICRGNRPSTCLQQALITSYNKENGRFRLDDNKMLKKFTVNITSLRQDDSGSYLCGVQRNFDLDVFSAVELKVEEFCCVKSTKINGTVGHPLTLQCPYPSQYRDNRKFLCKGDHRNNCTDMLKNQSRFTLQNASSDTFVVMISKLEVADAGTYWCGSDSQWRVGNYTKIQLSVFPQSTLGKKNPALYVIPPVLLLICILVLVYKYRRSRIEEAVLSLRRNASRKKEVIDAAQSKSLPERTRKRP
- the LOC102076988 gene encoding polymeric immunoglobulin receptor, translated to MWSLQNLLFILCISLRCVTSAVGVLNVTGYLRREVNISCPYDPGYESYEKYLCKNSCGRADVLITTTNPVTYKYMIHDDKTARIFTTTISDLRSMDAGKYWCAVKKFLKDIYTEVKLKLVKDRCCDTVTKILNYQGYSVSISCPYESQYQNSLKYICRGKQPSICLQQALITSDNKENGRFRLDDDKMLKKFTVNITSLSQEDSGSYLCGVQRNFDLDVFSAVELKVEEFCCVKSTKINGTVGHPLTLQCPYPSQHRDNRKFLCKGDQHNSCMDMTNQSRFTVHDNVSSSSFWVIIAELEAADAGTYWCGSDSQWKVGNYTKMELSVLQHTLGTLEANNPALYVVYIITPVLLLMCALFIVYKYRCSTVKGDEATGRNARNKL
- the LOC102077649 gene encoding polymeric immunoglobulin receptor isoform X7, yielding MRRLQNLLFTFCIALRCVTSAVGVIHMTGYVGSAVKVSCSYDEGYESYEKYLCKNDCGSDDVLITTSKSWKMKYMIHDDKKDRIFTTTISDLHSEDAGKYWCGVTRTGSDIYTEVKLKVVKDHCCDTVTKILNYQGYSVSISCPSEPQYQNSLKYICRGNRPSTCLQQALITSYNKENGRFRLDDNKMLKKFTVNITSLRQDDSGSYLCGVQRNFDLDVFSAVELKVEEFCCVKSTKINGTVGHPLTLQCPYPSQYRDNRKFLCKGDHRNNCTDMLKNQSRFTLQNASSDTFVVMISKLEVADAGTYWCGSDSQWRVGNYTKIQLSEAVLSLRRNASRKKEVIDAAQSKSLPERTRKRP
- the LOC102077649 gene encoding polymeric immunoglobulin receptor isoform X6, coding for MRRLQNLLFTFCIALRCVTSAVGVIHMTGYVGSAVKVSCSYDEGYESYEKYLCKNDCGSDDVLITTSKSWKMKYMIHDDKKDRIFTTTISDLHSEDAGKYWCGVTRTGSDIYTEVKLKVVKDHCCDTVTKILNYQGYSVSISCPSEPQYQNSLKYICRGNRPSTCLQQALITSYNKENGRFRLDDNKMLKKFTVNITSLRQDDSGSYLCGVQRNFDLDVFSAVELKVEEFCCVKSTKINGTVGHPLTLQCPYPSQYRDNRKFLCKGDHRNNCTDMLKNQSRFTLQNASSDTFVVMISKLEVADAGTYWCGSDSQWRVGNYTKIQLSDADGYPSEKPRKSISFPYLQYYWIVHSEPPAGDVLV
- the LOC102077649 gene encoding polymeric immunoglobulin receptor isoform X2; amino-acid sequence: MRRLQNLLFTFCIALRCVTSAVGVIHMTGYVGSAVKVSCSYDEGYESYEKYLCKNDCGSDDVLITTSKSWKMKYMIHDDKKDRIFTTTISDLHSEDAGKYWCGVTRTGSDIYTEVKLKVVKDHCCDTVTKILNYQGYSVSISCPSEPQYQNSLKYICRGNRPSTCLQQALITSYNKENGRFRLDDNKMLKKFTVNITSLRQDDSGSYLCGVQRNFDLDVFSAVELKVEEFCCVKSTKINGTVGHPLTLQCPYPSQYRDNRKFLCKGDHRNNCTDMLKNQSRFTLQNASSDTFVVMISKLEVADAGTYWCGSDSQWRVGNYTKIQLSVFPQSTLGKKNPALYVIPPVLLLICILVLVYKYRRSRIEEAVLSLRRNASRKKEVIDAAQSKCPLGGALFPHNTALVTITVSIISPIKN
- the LOC102077649 gene encoding polymeric immunoglobulin receptor isoform X1 → MRRLQNLLFTFCIALRCVTSAVGVIHMTGYVGSAVKVSCSYDEGYESYEKYLCKNDCGSDDVLITTSKSWKMKYMIHDDKKDRIFTTTISDLHSEDAGKYWCGVTRTGSDIYTEVKLKVVKDHCCDTVTKILNYQGYSVSISCPSEPQYQNSLKYICRGNRPSTCLQQALITSYNKENGRFRLDDNKMLKKFTVNITSLRQDDSGSYLCGVQRNFDLDVFSAVELKVEEFCCVKSTKINGTVGHPLTLQCPYPSQYRDNRKFLCKGDHRNNCTDMLKNQSRFTLQNASSDTFVVMISKLEVADAGTYWCGSDSQWRVGNYTKIQLSVFPQSTLGKKNPALYVIPPVLLLICILVLVYKYRRSRIEEAVLSLRRNASRKKEVIDAAQSKIYKNQGVVTSNDQSTSNVYEEVDVEVHYENVTASE
- the LOC102077649 gene encoding polymeric immunoglobulin receptor isoform X5 — encoded protein: MRRLQNLLFTFCIALRCVTSAVGVIHMTGYVGSAVKVSCSYDEGYESYEKYLCKNDCGSDDVLITTSKSWKMKYMIHDDKKDRIFTTTISDLHSEDAGKYWCGVTRTGSDIYTEVKLKVVKDHCCDTVTKILNYQGYSVSISCPSEPQYQNSLKYICRGNRPSTCLQQALITSYNKENGRFRLDDNKMLKKFTVNITSLRQDDSGSYLCGVQRNFDLDVFSAVELKVEEFCCVKSTKINGTVGHPLTLQCPYPSQYRDNRKFLCKGDHRNNCTDMLKNQSRFTLQNASSDTFVVMISKLEVADAGTYWCGSDSQWRVGNYTKIQLSEAVLSLRRNASRKKEVIDAAQSKCPLGGALFPHNTALVTITVSIISPIKN
- the LOC102077649 gene encoding polymeric immunoglobulin receptor isoform X4 — encoded protein: MRRLQNLLFTFCIALRCVTSAVGVIHMTGYVGSAVKVSCSYDEGYESYEKYLCKNDCGSDDVLITTSKSWKMKYMIHDDKKDRIFTTTISDLHSEDAGKYWCGVTRTGSDIYTEVKLKVVKDHCCDTVTKILNYQGYSVSISCPSEPQYQNSLKYICRGNRPSTCLQQALITSYNKENGRFRLDDNKMLKKFTVNITSLRQDDSGSYLCGVQRNFDLDVFSAVELKVEEFCCVKSTKINGTVGHPLTLQCPYPSQYRDNRKFLCKGDHRNNCTDMLKNQSRFTLQNASSDTFVVMISKLEVADAGTYWCGSDSQWRVGNYTKIQLSEAVLSLRRNASRKKEVIDAAQSKIYKNQGVVTSNDQSTSNVYEEVDVEVHYENVTASE